In Blastopirellula sp. J2-11, a single genomic region encodes these proteins:
- the corA gene encoding magnesium/cobalt transporter CorA, with product MFHKRHPQVGAAPGTLVIPADAPTPRVRQILYSIDGLKSDQTITDLDQLEAAPESGVSWVDIQGFGDERLLIELGEIYGLHPLLLEDVVNVPQRAKVELHDDNLLIILRMVRVDEDGEILVEQIGVVLGEDYVLTFQECYGDVFDPIRKRLTAGHRRFKEKGADYLAYAIADSVIDHYYPALEVIGERLEDLEEEAVLAPTTAILQKIHYMKNRLLNLRRSLWPQREALHSMVWETNTLVSEEVRLYLRDTYDHCVQTTEVIEMYRDMMSGMLNTYLSSMANRTNEVMRVLTIVSTIFIPMSFLAGVYGMNFDDMPLVHWKYGYRMFWTFAIILAISMLFFFGRKGWLRPQATKPQNLD from the coding sequence ATGTTCCATAAACGTCATCCCCAAGTCGGCGCCGCCCCCGGAACGCTGGTCATTCCCGCTGATGCTCCAACCCCGCGCGTCCGCCAGATCCTCTATTCGATCGACGGGCTGAAAAGCGATCAGACGATCACCGATCTTGACCAATTGGAGGCCGCTCCCGAGTCCGGAGTCTCGTGGGTCGATATTCAAGGCTTCGGCGATGAACGTTTATTGATCGAACTGGGCGAGATTTATGGGCTTCATCCGCTTCTGCTCGAGGATGTGGTGAACGTGCCGCAGCGCGCCAAAGTCGAACTGCACGACGACAATCTGCTGATTATCTTGCGGATGGTCCGGGTCGATGAAGACGGCGAAATCCTGGTCGAACAGATTGGGGTCGTCTTGGGGGAAGACTACGTACTTACCTTTCAAGAATGCTATGGCGACGTCTTTGATCCGATCCGCAAGCGGCTTACCGCGGGGCATCGACGATTTAAGGAAAAAGGCGCTGACTACCTGGCCTATGCGATCGCTGACTCGGTGATCGACCACTACTACCCGGCCTTGGAAGTGATCGGCGAACGGTTGGAAGACCTGGAAGAAGAAGCGGTTTTGGCCCCCACGACCGCGATCTTGCAGAAGATTCACTACATGAAGAATCGCCTGCTCAACTTGCGCCGATCCCTCTGGCCGCAGCGTGAGGCCCTCCATTCGATGGTCTGGGAAACCAACACGCTGGTCAGCGAAGAGGTCCGGCTTTACCTCCGCGATACCTACGATCACTGCGTGCAAACGACCGAAGTGATCGAAATGTACCGCGATATGATGAGCGGCATGCTCAACACCTATCTTTCGTCGATGGCCAATCGAACCAACGAAGTGATGCGCGTGCTGACGATCGTCTCGACCATCTTTATCCCCATGTCGTTTCTGGCAGGCGTCTACGGGATGAATTTTGACGACATGCCGTTGGTGCATTGGAAGTATGGCTATCGGATGTTTTGGACGTTCGCGATTATCCTGGCCATCAGCATGCTGTTCTTCTTCGGGCGTAAAGGTTGGCTGCGACCGCAAGCAACGAAACCTCAAAACCTCGACTAA
- a CDS encoding twin-arginine translocation signal domain-containing protein, whose protein sequence is MSASQPQSTRRRFLQTSAAAAAVAASPLLLHADDKSGGKAKTVGAGEHTYECHHYWGELPKSVEWGATHGVCIDQAGLIYIKHQHGGSQPMDAIVAFDPTGKAVRSFGKQYHGGGHGIDIRNEDGQEFLYLSDVKNRQVIKTDLLGDVVWKKDFPQEPGVYKDASGYRPTNVAFAPDGGFYIGDGYGSHYIHQYDKDANWVRTWGGAGTEPGKMRTPHGMWFDNRPGRTPALAVADRANARLQYFSPTGEHLGFVNDLLFPADIDIQGEVMLVPDLHARITLLDKDNNVITQLGDDPEWRAAVLGDGMKMRKQRDRWLDGKFVHPHDACFDKDGNIFVTEWVEGGRVTFLKKVG, encoded by the coding sequence ATGTCTGCATCTCAACCGCAGTCGACCCGTCGCCGCTTCTTGCAAACTTCCGCCGCAGCGGCCGCCGTGGCTGCTTCCCCGTTGCTGCTGCATGCCGACGACAAGTCGGGCGGCAAAGCGAAAACAGTGGGCGCCGGTGAGCACACTTATGAATGTCACCATTACTGGGGCGAGTTGCCCAAGTCGGTCGAGTGGGGCGCGACGCACGGCGTTTGCATCGATCAGGCCGGCCTGATCTACATCAAACATCAGCACGGCGGCAGTCAGCCGATGGATGCGATCGTCGCGTTCGATCCCACCGGCAAAGCGGTTCGTTCGTTCGGCAAACAGTATCACGGCGGCGGGCACGGTATCGACATTCGCAATGAAGATGGCCAAGAGTTTCTCTATCTATCCGATGTTAAAAATCGCCAAGTGATCAAAACCGACCTGCTGGGCGACGTCGTCTGGAAGAAGGACTTCCCGCAAGAGCCCGGCGTCTACAAAGACGCTTCCGGCTATCGGCCGACCAACGTTGCGTTCGCTCCTGACGGCGGCTTCTACATCGGCGACGGTTACGGCTCGCACTACATCCATCAATACGACAAAGACGCCAACTGGGTCCGCACCTGGGGAGGCGCCGGAACCGAGCCCGGCAAGATGCGCACGCCGCACGGCATGTGGTTCGACAACCGTCCTGGCCGCACTCCAGCGCTCGCCGTCGCCGATCGGGCCAACGCGCGGCTGCAATACTTCTCGCCCACCGGCGAACATCTCGGCTTTGTGAATGACCTCCTCTTCCCAGCCGATATCGACATCCAGGGCGAAGTGATGCTGGTCCCTGATCTGCACGCCCGGATCACGCTCCTCGATAAAGATAACAACGTGATCACGCAGCTCGGAGATGACCCCGAGTGGCGCGCCGCCGTCTTAGGCGACGGCATGAAAATGCGCAAGCAGCGCGATCGCTGGCTCGACGGCAAGTTTGTTCATCCGCACGACGCATGCTTTGACAAAGATGGCAATATTTTCGTGACTGAATGGGTCGAAGGCGGTCGCGTCACCTTCTTGAAGAAAGTGGGTTAA
- a CDS encoding alkaline phosphatase D family protein — protein MCAQRIHLPGQTWNRRQILAWGGSLLAAWPTLEGIASAGFRRNVAIGDYPFALGVASGDPAPDGFVIWTRLAPKPLEETGGMPNENVEVRWTVCHDEAMTKVAAQGTVIATPDMGHSVHVEVPGLDPNRWYFYQFAGAGEISPKGRARTAPKPEETPSNLKFAFASCQHYESGYFTAYDHLAREGFDLVAHLGDYIYEREGKNGKLRAHAGPHLDQLADYRVRHAQYKTDPHLQAAHAMCPWLVTWDDHEFENNYANDISEHPQSDRAKADAYMRRRANAYQAYYENMPLRTAQMPTGPDMQLYRSVKYGKLVDFDVLDTRQYRTDQPCGDGNKAPCNEVFHPEATILGPKQEAWLADEIAHSDSIWNVLAQQVMMGRVDRDSSDAVGYSMDQWPGYEVNRQRMLNFFAQHPEKNPVVLTGDIHCNWANDLQVNCEDVDSPAVAVEFVGTSISSGGDGSEERKDTALVMAQNPFVKFNNYERGYVACEITPQTWTTHYRTVPFVSKPDAPLNTRASFVVEAGKPGLNRA, from the coding sequence ATGTGCGCCCAACGCATTCATCTCCCTGGCCAAACGTGGAACCGTCGTCAAATCTTGGCCTGGGGAGGATCGCTGTTGGCCGCCTGGCCGACGTTGGAAGGGATCGCTTCGGCCGGCTTTCGCCGCAATGTCGCGATCGGCGATTATCCCTTTGCGTTGGGAGTCGCGTCGGGCGATCCGGCGCCGGATGGTTTTGTGATCTGGACGCGTCTGGCGCCCAAGCCGCTGGAAGAGACCGGCGGCATGCCCAACGAGAATGTCGAAGTCCGCTGGACGGTTTGCCATGACGAAGCGATGACGAAAGTCGCCGCGCAAGGAACCGTGATTGCGACGCCTGACATGGGGCATTCGGTCCATGTCGAAGTGCCGGGGCTCGATCCGAATCGGTGGTACTTTTATCAGTTTGCCGGCGCTGGCGAGATTAGCCCAAAGGGCCGCGCTCGCACCGCGCCGAAGCCGGAAGAGACGCCGAGCAACTTGAAGTTCGCCTTTGCGTCGTGTCAGCATTATGAGTCAGGCTACTTCACCGCCTACGATCATCTGGCGCGTGAAGGTTTTGATTTGGTCGCTCACCTGGGGGACTATATCTACGAGCGGGAAGGGAAAAACGGCAAGCTGCGGGCGCATGCCGGGCCCCACTTGGATCAGTTGGCCGACTACCGCGTTCGCCATGCTCAATACAAGACTGATCCGCATCTGCAAGCGGCGCATGCGATGTGCCCTTGGCTGGTGACTTGGGACGATCACGAATTTGAGAACAACTACGCCAACGACATTTCGGAGCATCCCCAGTCGGATCGCGCGAAAGCAGACGCTTACATGCGGCGACGGGCCAACGCTTACCAAGCGTATTACGAAAACATGCCGCTGCGCACGGCCCAGATGCCGACTGGACCTGACATGCAGTTGTATCGCAGCGTGAAGTACGGCAAGTTGGTCGACTTTGACGTGTTGGATACGCGGCAATACCGGACCGATCAACCATGCGGCGATGGCAACAAGGCGCCGTGCAACGAAGTCTTTCATCCCGAGGCGACCATCTTGGGACCCAAGCAGGAAGCATGGCTCGCCGACGAAATCGCCCATTCGGACAGCATCTGGAACGTACTCGCCCAGCAGGTGATGATGGGCCGCGTCGATCGCGATTCGAGTGACGCGGTTGGCTATTCAATGGATCAGTGGCCCGGCTACGAAGTCAATCGTCAGCGGATGTTGAACTTTTTCGCTCAACACCCCGAGAAGAATCCGGTGGTGCTGACCGGCGACATTCACTGCAACTGGGCGAACGACTTGCAGGTCAACTGCGAGGATGTCGATTCGCCGGCGGTCGCGGTCGAATTTGTCGGCACTTCGATCAGCTCTGGCGGAGACGGGTCGGAAGAGCGAAAAGATACGGCGCTTGTTATGGCGCAGAACCCTTTCGTCAAGTTCAACAACTACGAACGGGGCTATGTCGCCTGCGAGATCACGCCGCAGACCTGGACCACGCACTATCGCACGGTCCCATTTGTCAGCAAGCCAGACGCGCCGCTCAACACGCGCGCCAGTTTTGTCGTGGAAGCCGGCAAGCCGGGGTTGAATCGAGCGTAA
- a CDS encoding aldo/keto reductase — MKKRALGRSGIEASVVGFGAWAIGGWTWGGADESESIRAIHAFLDAGGSLIDTAPVYGFGASEEVVGKAIADRRDQVVLATKCSMRWDLSDPQKERAKKRFSTTRQNVDWTGETSDESFDVYIYNGRDGIREEVERSLRRLQTDVIDLYQTHWQMDATPIEERMGALEELKQEGKIRAIGVSNASPEQIDQYRQFGQIDTDQEKYSMLDREMEMANLAKCADEQIAFLAYSPLGQGLLTGKITPEREYDEGDQRRFKDRFKPSNVRKVQAMLEPMLPIAARHQVSLSQLTMAWTLAQRGCSHVLCGARNPQQAIDNAGAGDVELTSEEIAEISRAVQSYGGV, encoded by the coding sequence ATGAAGAAGCGAGCATTGGGTCGATCGGGGATTGAAGCCTCGGTGGTGGGGTTTGGGGCTTGGGCGATCGGCGGATGGACTTGGGGCGGCGCCGACGAGAGCGAGTCGATTCGCGCGATTCATGCGTTTTTGGACGCCGGCGGCAGTTTGATTGATACGGCGCCTGTTTATGGGTTTGGCGCTAGTGAAGAAGTGGTCGGCAAAGCGATCGCCGATCGGCGCGACCAGGTCGTGTTGGCGACCAAATGTTCGATGCGCTGGGATTTGAGCGACCCGCAAAAAGAGCGCGCCAAGAAACGGTTTTCGACGACGCGGCAAAATGTCGACTGGACCGGGGAAACGTCGGACGAAAGTTTTGACGTCTACATTTACAACGGACGCGATGGGATTCGCGAAGAAGTCGAGCGAAGTTTGCGGCGGCTGCAGACCGATGTGATCGATCTTTATCAAACGCATTGGCAGATGGACGCGACGCCGATCGAAGAGCGGATGGGCGCGCTGGAAGAACTGAAACAAGAAGGGAAGATTCGCGCGATCGGTGTTTCGAATGCGAGCCCCGAGCAGATTGACCAGTATCGCCAGTTTGGACAAATCGATACGGATCAAGAAAAGTACTCGATGCTTGATCGGGAGATGGAGATGGCGAACTTGGCGAAGTGCGCCGACGAGCAGATCGCGTTTCTCGCTTATAGTCCGCTAGGACAAGGATTGTTGACCGGCAAGATTACGCCGGAGCGCGAGTATGACGAAGGAGATCAACGCCGCTTCAAAGATCGCTTCAAGCCGTCGAATGTGCGCAAAGTGCAAGCGATGCTCGAGCCGATGCTGCCGATCGCGGCGCGGCATCAAGTGAGTCTCTCGCAACTGACGATGGCCTGGACGCTCGCCCAGCGCGGTTGTTCGCATGTGCTGTGCGGCGCACGAAATCCGCAGCAAGCGATCGACAACGCCGGCGCCGGCGACGTTGAACTGACGAGCGAAGAGATCGCCGAAATCAGTCGTGCGGTGCAAAGCTATGGCGGCGTCTAG